A section of the Saccopteryx leptura isolate mSacLep1 chromosome 4, mSacLep1_pri_phased_curated, whole genome shotgun sequence genome encodes:
- the CD19 gene encoding B-lymphocyte antigen CD19 isoform X1, protein MPPPLLLFFLLFLIPMGVRPQTPQLVEAKEGDSAVLPCLQSSSNGSLDQLSWYRECQSAPLLQLSRGLGIQVGPLGILLLISNISDQMGGFYLCQQEPPSEQAWQPGWTVSVEGSGELFRWKASNLDDPDCDLGNRSSEDPRPFSDPLTSSKLYVWTKDHPEIWKTDPACASPMSSPNQSSTQDLTVTAGSTLCLPCGVPSASMARGPISWIHVHPKKPNTSLLSLNLSEDAPAREMRVPGTLRGGAALWLHQATPRDAGLYHCYHGNTTIKLQLKVIAQSAVQYWLLNTGGWRVPVVTLVYLIFCMGSVASFLFLRRVLILRRKRKRMTDPTRRFFKVTPPPGSGPHNQYGNVLSLSMPTAGTGRSLRWAAGLGATVQSYGNSGSDVQQAGAAGSRSRTGAVPEEEGEAYEEPDSEEGSEFYENDSHLGQDQLSQDGSGYENPEEGVLGPEDEDSFSNASEMYENEDEALAQPVAKTKDYLTPHGTAWDPSREATSLGSQSYEDMRGLLYAAPQLRSLRAQPGPNHEEDADSYENMDNPDGPEPAWGGGSHMGTWGTR, encoded by the exons ATGccacctcctctcctcctcttcttcctcctcttccttatcCCCATGGGAGTCAGGCCCCAGACACCACAGCTGGTAGAGGCTAAAG AGGGGGACAGTGCTGTGCTGCCGTGCCTCCAGAGCTCCTCAAATGGTTCTCTCGATCAGCTGTCCTGGTATCGGGAGTGCCAGTCAGCACCCTTGTTACAGCTGAGCCGAGGACTGGGCATCCAGGTGGGGCCCCTGGGCATCCTGCTGCTCATCTCCAACATCTCTGACCAGATGGGGGGCTTCTACTTGTGCCAACAAGAGCCCCCTTCCGAGCAGGCCTGGCAGCCTGGCTGGACAGTCAGCGTGGAGGGCAGCG GGGAGCTGTTCCGGTGGAAGGCTTCAAACTTAGATGACCCAGACTGTGACCTGGGGAACAGGTCCTCAGAGGACCCCAGGCCCTTTTCTGATCCCCTCACAAGCTCCAAGCTCTATGTGTGGACCAAAGACCACCCCGAGATTTGGAAGACAGACCCTGCATGTGCTTCACCTATGAGTAGTCCAAACCAGAGCTCCACCCAAG ACCTCACAGTGACCGCTGGCTCCACACTCTGTCTGCCTTGTGGGGTGCCTTCTGCCTCCATGGCCAGAGGACCCATATCCTGGATCCATGTGCACCCCAAGAAGCCTAACACCTCATTGCTGAGCCTAAACCTGAGTGAGGATGCTCCAGCCAGAGAGATGCGGGTCCCGGGCACCCTCAGGGGAGGGGCTGCTCTGTGGCTGCACCAGGCCACACCTCGAGATGCTGGCCTCTATCATTGTTACCATGGCAACACAACCATCAAGCTGCAGCTGAAAGTCATTGCCCAATCAG CAGTACAGTACTGGCTGCTGAACACTGGCGGCTGGAGAGTCCCTGTTGTGACTTTAGTTTACCTGATCTTCTGCATGGGTTCCGTGgcaagctttctttttcttcgaAGAG TGCTGATcctgaggaggaaaagaaagcgCATGACTGATCCCACCAGAAG GTTCTTCAAAGTGACGCCTCCCCCGGGAAGCGGGCCCCACAACCAGTATGGGAACGTGCTCTCCCTTTCCATGCCCACCGCTGGCACGG GACGCTCCCTGCGGTGGGCTGCAGGCCTGGGGGCCACCGTCCAGTCCTATGGAAACTCGGGTAGCGACGTCCAGCAGGCTGGAGCCGCGGGGTCCCGGAGCCGGACTGGAGCTG TCccagaagaagaaggggaggccTACGAGGAACCGGACAGTGAGGAGGGCTCTGAGTTCTATGAAAATGACTCCCACCTTGGGCAGGACCAGCTCTCCCAGG aTGGCAGTGGCTATGAGAATCCTGAGGAGGGGGTCTTGGGTCCTGAGGATGAAGACTCCTTCTCCAATG CATCTGAGATGTATGAGAATGAAGATGAGGCGCTGGCCCAGCCAGTTGCCAAGACAAAAG aCTACCTGACCCCCCATGGGACAGCCTGGGACCCCAGCCGGGAGGCAACATCCCTTG GGTCCCAGTCCTATGAGGATATGAGGGGGCTCCTGTATGCAGCCCCCCAACTCCGCTCGCTTCGGGCTCAGCCTGGTCCCAATCACGAGGAAG ATGCAGATTCTTACGAGAACATGGATAATCCTGATGGGCCAGAACCAGCATGGGGAGGAGGGAGCCACATGGGGACCTGGGGCACCCGGTGA
- the CD19 gene encoding B-lymphocyte antigen CD19 isoform X3, whose protein sequence is MPPPLLLFFLLFLIPMGVRPQTPQLVEAKEGDSAVLPCLQSSSNGSLDQLSWYRECQSAPLLQLSRGLGIQVGPLGILLLISNISDQMGGFYLCQQEPPSEQAWQPGWTVSVEGSGELFRWKASNLDDPDCDLGNRSSEDPRPFSDPLTSSKLYVWTKDHPEIWKTDPACASPMSSPNQSSTQDLTVTAGSTLCLPCGVPSASMARGPISWIHVHPKKPNTSLLSLNLSEDAPAREMRVPGTLRGGAALWLHQATPRDAGLYHCYHGNTTIKLQLKVIAQSVQYWLLNTGGWRVPVVTLVYLIFCMGSVASFLFLRRVLILRRKRKRMTDPTRRFFKVTPPPGSGPHNQYGNVLSLSMPTAGTGRSLRWAAGLGATVQSYGNSGSDVQQAGAAGSRSRTGAVPEEEGEAYEEPDSEEGSEFYENDSHLGQDQLSQDGSGYENPEEGVLGPEDEDSFSNASEMYENEDEALAQPVAKTKDYLTPHGTAWDPSREATSLGSQSYEDMRGLLYAAPQLRSLRAQPGPNHEEDADSYENMDNPDGPEPAWGGGSHMGTWGTR, encoded by the exons ATGccacctcctctcctcctcttcttcctcctcttccttatcCCCATGGGAGTCAGGCCCCAGACACCACAGCTGGTAGAGGCTAAAG AGGGGGACAGTGCTGTGCTGCCGTGCCTCCAGAGCTCCTCAAATGGTTCTCTCGATCAGCTGTCCTGGTATCGGGAGTGCCAGTCAGCACCCTTGTTACAGCTGAGCCGAGGACTGGGCATCCAGGTGGGGCCCCTGGGCATCCTGCTGCTCATCTCCAACATCTCTGACCAGATGGGGGGCTTCTACTTGTGCCAACAAGAGCCCCCTTCCGAGCAGGCCTGGCAGCCTGGCTGGACAGTCAGCGTGGAGGGCAGCG GGGAGCTGTTCCGGTGGAAGGCTTCAAACTTAGATGACCCAGACTGTGACCTGGGGAACAGGTCCTCAGAGGACCCCAGGCCCTTTTCTGATCCCCTCACAAGCTCCAAGCTCTATGTGTGGACCAAAGACCACCCCGAGATTTGGAAGACAGACCCTGCATGTGCTTCACCTATGAGTAGTCCAAACCAGAGCTCCACCCAAG ACCTCACAGTGACCGCTGGCTCCACACTCTGTCTGCCTTGTGGGGTGCCTTCTGCCTCCATGGCCAGAGGACCCATATCCTGGATCCATGTGCACCCCAAGAAGCCTAACACCTCATTGCTGAGCCTAAACCTGAGTGAGGATGCTCCAGCCAGAGAGATGCGGGTCCCGGGCACCCTCAGGGGAGGGGCTGCTCTGTGGCTGCACCAGGCCACACCTCGAGATGCTGGCCTCTATCATTGTTACCATGGCAACACAACCATCAAGCTGCAGCTGAAAGTCATTGCCCAATCAG TACAGTACTGGCTGCTGAACACTGGCGGCTGGAGAGTCCCTGTTGTGACTTTAGTTTACCTGATCTTCTGCATGGGTTCCGTGgcaagctttctttttcttcgaAGAG TGCTGATcctgaggaggaaaagaaagcgCATGACTGATCCCACCAGAAG GTTCTTCAAAGTGACGCCTCCCCCGGGAAGCGGGCCCCACAACCAGTATGGGAACGTGCTCTCCCTTTCCATGCCCACCGCTGGCACGG GACGCTCCCTGCGGTGGGCTGCAGGCCTGGGGGCCACCGTCCAGTCCTATGGAAACTCGGGTAGCGACGTCCAGCAGGCTGGAGCCGCGGGGTCCCGGAGCCGGACTGGAGCTG TCccagaagaagaaggggaggccTACGAGGAACCGGACAGTGAGGAGGGCTCTGAGTTCTATGAAAATGACTCCCACCTTGGGCAGGACCAGCTCTCCCAGG aTGGCAGTGGCTATGAGAATCCTGAGGAGGGGGTCTTGGGTCCTGAGGATGAAGACTCCTTCTCCAATG CATCTGAGATGTATGAGAATGAAGATGAGGCGCTGGCCCAGCCAGTTGCCAAGACAAAAG aCTACCTGACCCCCCATGGGACAGCCTGGGACCCCAGCCGGGAGGCAACATCCCTTG GGTCCCAGTCCTATGAGGATATGAGGGGGCTCCTGTATGCAGCCCCCCAACTCCGCTCGCTTCGGGCTCAGCCTGGTCCCAATCACGAGGAAG ATGCAGATTCTTACGAGAACATGGATAATCCTGATGGGCCAGAACCAGCATGGGGAGGAGGGAGCCACATGGGGACCTGGGGCACCCGGTGA
- the CD19 gene encoding B-lymphocyte antigen CD19 isoform X2 — MPPPLLLFFLLFLIPMGVRPQTPQLVEAKEGDSAVLPCLQSSSNGSLDQLSWYRECQSAPLLQLSRGLGIQVGPLGILLLISNISDQMGGFYLCQQEPPSEQAWQPGWTVSVEGSGELFRWKASNLDDPDCDLGNRSSEDPRPFSDPLTSSKLYVWTKDHPEIWKTDPACASPMSSPNQSSTQDLTVTAGSTLCLPCGVPSASMARGPISWIHVHPKKPNTSLLSLNLSEDAPAREMRVPGTLRGGAALWLHQATPRDAGLYHCYHGNTTIKLQLKVIAQSAVQYWLLNTGGWRVPVVTLVYLIFCMGSVASFLFLRRVLILRRKRKRMTDPTRRFFKVTPPPGSGPHNQYGNVLSLSMPTAGTGRSLRWAAGLGATVQSYGNSGSDVQQAGAAGSRSRTGAVPEEEGEAYEEPDSEEGSEFYENDSHLGQDQLSQDGSGYENPEEGVLGPEDEDSFSNASEMYENEDEALAQPVAKTKDYLTPHGTAWDPSREATSLDADSYENMDNPDGPEPAWGGGSHMGTWGTR, encoded by the exons ATGccacctcctctcctcctcttcttcctcctcttccttatcCCCATGGGAGTCAGGCCCCAGACACCACAGCTGGTAGAGGCTAAAG AGGGGGACAGTGCTGTGCTGCCGTGCCTCCAGAGCTCCTCAAATGGTTCTCTCGATCAGCTGTCCTGGTATCGGGAGTGCCAGTCAGCACCCTTGTTACAGCTGAGCCGAGGACTGGGCATCCAGGTGGGGCCCCTGGGCATCCTGCTGCTCATCTCCAACATCTCTGACCAGATGGGGGGCTTCTACTTGTGCCAACAAGAGCCCCCTTCCGAGCAGGCCTGGCAGCCTGGCTGGACAGTCAGCGTGGAGGGCAGCG GGGAGCTGTTCCGGTGGAAGGCTTCAAACTTAGATGACCCAGACTGTGACCTGGGGAACAGGTCCTCAGAGGACCCCAGGCCCTTTTCTGATCCCCTCACAAGCTCCAAGCTCTATGTGTGGACCAAAGACCACCCCGAGATTTGGAAGACAGACCCTGCATGTGCTTCACCTATGAGTAGTCCAAACCAGAGCTCCACCCAAG ACCTCACAGTGACCGCTGGCTCCACACTCTGTCTGCCTTGTGGGGTGCCTTCTGCCTCCATGGCCAGAGGACCCATATCCTGGATCCATGTGCACCCCAAGAAGCCTAACACCTCATTGCTGAGCCTAAACCTGAGTGAGGATGCTCCAGCCAGAGAGATGCGGGTCCCGGGCACCCTCAGGGGAGGGGCTGCTCTGTGGCTGCACCAGGCCACACCTCGAGATGCTGGCCTCTATCATTGTTACCATGGCAACACAACCATCAAGCTGCAGCTGAAAGTCATTGCCCAATCAG CAGTACAGTACTGGCTGCTGAACACTGGCGGCTGGAGAGTCCCTGTTGTGACTTTAGTTTACCTGATCTTCTGCATGGGTTCCGTGgcaagctttctttttcttcgaAGAG TGCTGATcctgaggaggaaaagaaagcgCATGACTGATCCCACCAGAAG GTTCTTCAAAGTGACGCCTCCCCCGGGAAGCGGGCCCCACAACCAGTATGGGAACGTGCTCTCCCTTTCCATGCCCACCGCTGGCACGG GACGCTCCCTGCGGTGGGCTGCAGGCCTGGGGGCCACCGTCCAGTCCTATGGAAACTCGGGTAGCGACGTCCAGCAGGCTGGAGCCGCGGGGTCCCGGAGCCGGACTGGAGCTG TCccagaagaagaaggggaggccTACGAGGAACCGGACAGTGAGGAGGGCTCTGAGTTCTATGAAAATGACTCCCACCTTGGGCAGGACCAGCTCTCCCAGG aTGGCAGTGGCTATGAGAATCCTGAGGAGGGGGTCTTGGGTCCTGAGGATGAAGACTCCTTCTCCAATG CATCTGAGATGTATGAGAATGAAGATGAGGCGCTGGCCCAGCCAGTTGCCAAGACAAAAG aCTACCTGACCCCCCATGGGACAGCCTGGGACCCCAGCCGGGAGGCAACATCCCTTG ATGCAGATTCTTACGAGAACATGGATAATCCTGATGGGCCAGAACCAGCATGGGGAGGAGGGAGCCACATGGGGACCTGGGGCACCCGGTGA
- the RABEP2 gene encoding rab GTPase-binding effector protein 2, with protein MAAAAQAAAGDDGRRQRPGPAFEPQPQEGAKAEAESGELGRLRAELAGALAEMETMKAVAEVSESTKAEAVAAVQRQCQEEVASLHAILKDSISSYEAQITSLKQERQQQQQDCEEKERELGRLKQLLSRAHPLDSLEKQMEKAHEDSEKLREIVLPMEQEIDELKAKLQRAEELIQEIQRRPRYPPSLHGSTELLPPSRDLSPPLEPLEELSGDGGAAAEAFAHNCDDSASISSFSLGGGAGSSASLPRGRQALSPEQEETASLVSTGTLVPEGIYLPPPGYQLIPDTQWEQLQMEGRQLQKDLESISRERDELQEGLRRSNEDCAKQMQVLLAQVQNSEQLLQTLQGTVSQAQERVQLQMAELATSHKCLSHEVKRLTEENQGLRAEQPSSSAPQALEQDEGQEESLPTSVQELQQLVRRTGQEARAQQQAREHEAERLRIEIVTLREALEEETAARASLEGQLRVQREETEVLEASLCSLRTEMERIQQEQSKAQLTDLLSEQRAKVLRLQAELETSEQVQRDFVRLSQALQVRLEQIRQAESLEQVRSIMDEAPLRDIRDIKDT; from the exons ATGGCGGCAGCTGCGCAGGCGGCTGCGGGCGACGATGGCCGGCGACAGAGGCCGGGGCCTG CGTTTgagccccagccccaggaggGGGCAAAGGCTGAGGCTGAGTCAGGGGAGCTCGGCCGACTTCGGGCTGAGCTGGCAGGTGCCCTGGCAGAAATGGAGACCATGAAGGCTGTGGCCGAGGTGAGCGAGAGCACGAAGGCCGAGGCTGTGGCTGCGGTGCAGCGGCAATGTCAAGAGGAGGTGGCCTCCCTGCATGCCATCCTGAAAG ACTCCATCAGCAGCTATGAAGCCCAGATCACGTCTCTGAAGCAggagcggcagcagcagcagcaggactgCGAGGAGAAGGAGCGGGAGCTGGGCCGCCTGAAGCAGCTTCTGTCCCGGGCTCACCCCCTGGACtccttggagaagcagatggaaaag GCCCACGAGGACTCGGAGAAACTGCGGGAGATCGTGCTGCCCATGGAGCAGGAGATCGACGAGCTGAAGGCCAAACTGCAGAGGGCAGAGGAGCTGATTCAGGAGATCCAG AGACGTCCCCGGTATCCCCCTTCCCTGCATGGCTCCACGGAGTTGCTGCCTCCGTCCCGGGacctgtctcccccactggagCCTCTGGAGGAGCTGAGTGGAGATGGGGGTGCAGCGGCCGAGGCCTTCGCCCACAACTGTGACGACAgtgcctccatctcctccttctccctcggCGGCGGGGCTGGCAGCAGCGCCTCGCTGCCCCGTGGCCGCCAGGCTTTGAGCCCTGAGCAGGAAGAGACAGCCTCTCTGGTGTCCACGGGCACCCTGGTCCCTGAGGGCATCTACCTGCCTCCTCCTGGTTACCAGCTCATCCCAGACACCCAGTGGGAGCAGCTGCAAATGGAG GGGCGGCAGCTACAAAAGGACCTGGAGAGCATCAGCCGTGAGCGGGACGAGCTGCAAGAGGGCCTGAGACGAAGCAATGAGGACTGTGCCAAGCAG ATGCAGGTGCTCCTGGCCCAGGTCCAGAACTCAGAGCAGCTGCTGCAGACCCTGCAGGGGACCGTGAGCCAGGCTCAGGAGCGGGTCCAGCTGCAGATG gcagagctggccACCTCTCACAAGTGCCTGAGCCATGAAGTAAAGCGGCTGACTGAGGAAAATCAAGGGCTCCGGGCTGAGCAGCCCTCATCTTCAGCCCCCCAGGCTCTGGAGCAGGATGAGGGCCAGGAGGAGTCACTGCCCACCTCCGTCCAG GAGCTGCAGCAGCTGGTGCGGCGCACAGGACAGGAGGCAAGAGCCCAACAGCAGGCCCGGGAGCACGAGGCGGAGCGCCTTCGGATCGAGATCGTGACGCTGCGGGAGGCGCTGGAGGAAGAGACggcggccagggccagcctggaGGGGCAGCTGCGGGTGCAGCGGGAGGAGACAG AGGTCTTAGAGG CCTCCCTGTGCAGCCTGAGGACAGAGATGGAGCGCATCCAGCAGGAACAGAGCAAG GCCCAGCTCACGGACCTCCTCTCAGAACAGAGGGCCAAGGTGCTACGGCTGCAAGCTGAGCTGGAGACCAGTGAACAGGTGCAGAGGGATTTTGTACGACTGTCCCAGGCCCTGCAG GTGCGCCTGGAACAGATCCGCCAGGCCGAGAGTCTGGAGCAGGTGCGCAGCATCATGGACGAGGCGCCCCTCAGGGACATCAGGGACATCAAGGACACCTGA